The Clostridium sp. AWRP genome has a window encoding:
- a CDS encoding MarR family transcriptional regulator translates to MITIPTQKNSPPQNDDLILEQSDKIINLFKIIHKIIGHKFREIAGQFGFTAPQLAVVVHLYKKPGMTLNELSNHLMLAKSTVSGIINRLVNQGVVTREIPENNRRIVKLSISEDFKKVNDMLDIKQTLISNCISDTIRNMDSKSVDQFIHALEHYKSLLEDIK, encoded by the coding sequence ATGATCACAATACCAACACAAAAGAACTCGCCACCACAAAATGATGACTTAATATTAGAGCAATCGGATAAAATAATTAATCTTTTTAAAATTATCCATAAAATTATTGGTCATAAGTTTAGAGAAATTGCAGGACAATTTGGTTTTACGGCACCTCAACTGGCAGTTGTAGTTCATTTGTATAAAAAACCTGGTATGACATTAAATGAGTTGAGTAATCATTTAATGCTTGCGAAGAGTACGGTATCTGGTATAATAAACCGTCTGGTAAACCAAGGTGTTGTAACCCGGGAGATACCTGAAAACAACAGAAGAATTGTAAAGCTATCCATATCTGAAGATTTTAAGAAAGTCAATGATATGCTAGACATAAAGCAAACTTTAATTTCCAACTGTATATCCGATACTATAAGAAATATGGATAGCAAATCAGTAGATCAATTTATTCATGCATTAGAACATTACAAATCACTATTAGAAGATATTAAATAA
- a CDS encoding PrkA family serine protein kinase: MNFKDIIEKDREIRKKHEFKGTFLEYLEIVKKNPKIVKLSHKRMYDIIMNKGYEVLKPEENPRIKKLYGNEPIRRYNFFKNDFFGIDKVIMKLVNYFHSAAMMGEESRQVLYLVGPVGAGKSSLVESIKKALETSEPIYALEGCPMREEPLHLIPKHLKGSFEKALGVEIEGDLCPVCKYRLKHDYGGEYEKFPVTTTDFSIRSRKGIGVVPPVDPNNQDTSVLTGSIDISKMDMYPEDDPRIFSLNGAFNVGNRGLVEFIEVFKNDVEYLHTIITATQEKSVPSPGKGSMIYFDGIILAHSNESEWNKFKSDHTNEAILDRIVKIEVPYCMELNEEIKIYKKILGKSQFNAHIAPHTIEIAAMFAILSRLSPSNKVDPMTKLKIYNGEDIVEKGTTKKIDFSELKEEAGSREGMTGISTRFIVKALDSALSNSEYNCINPLSVIESLTKAVKDLDIAEDDKQRYLTFIKDTIRKEYNKVLEKEITRAFIHSFKEQAESLFDNYLDHAEAYVNKNKIKDQSTGEELEPDETFMRSIEEHIGISENSAKGFRTDVTSYMFYVIRNGGKISYTSYEPLKEAIEKKLTASVKELSRVITKSKVRGKEQNEKYNSMVEEMKADGYCDHCCDVILKYAANNLWKD; the protein is encoded by the coding sequence ATGAACTTTAAGGATATAATTGAAAAAGACAGGGAAATAAGGAAAAAACATGAGTTTAAAGGAACTTTTCTAGAGTACCTAGAAATTGTAAAGAAGAACCCTAAAATCGTAAAATTATCTCATAAAAGAATGTATGATATTATAATGAATAAAGGTTATGAAGTCTTAAAACCTGAAGAAAATCCAAGAATAAAAAAATTATACGGTAATGAACCAATTAGAAGGTATAACTTTTTCAAAAATGATTTTTTTGGAATTGACAAAGTCATAATGAAATTAGTGAACTATTTCCACTCTGCAGCAATGATGGGAGAAGAATCAAGACAGGTACTTTACTTAGTAGGTCCTGTAGGAGCTGGTAAATCATCTCTAGTAGAATCAATTAAAAAAGCTCTTGAAACCTCAGAACCTATTTATGCTCTTGAAGGATGCCCTATGAGGGAAGAACCTCTGCACCTTATACCAAAACATTTAAAAGGAAGCTTTGAAAAAGCACTCGGTGTAGAAATTGAAGGCGATTTATGCCCTGTTTGTAAATATAGGCTAAAGCATGATTACGGCGGCGAATATGAAAAATTTCCTGTAACTACTACTGACTTTTCCATACGATCAAGAAAGGGCATTGGAGTAGTACCACCAGTTGATCCCAATAACCAAGATACATCTGTACTCACAGGTTCTATCGATATATCAAAGATGGATATGTATCCTGAAGATGATCCTAGAATATTCTCGCTAAATGGTGCTTTCAACGTAGGTAATAGAGGGCTTGTAGAATTTATTGAAGTTTTTAAAAATGATGTGGAATATCTTCACACAATAATTACAGCTACCCAGGAAAAATCAGTTCCATCCCCAGGTAAGGGTTCAATGATCTATTTTGATGGAATTATTCTAGCACATTCCAATGAATCTGAATGGAACAAATTTAAATCTGATCATACTAACGAAGCAATACTAGATAGAATAGTAAAAATTGAAGTTCCTTACTGCATGGAATTAAATGAAGAAATTAAAATATACAAAAAAATACTTGGCAAGAGTCAATTTAATGCACATATAGCACCTCATACCATAGAAATAGCAGCAATGTTCGCAATTCTATCCAGACTTTCACCTTCCAACAAGGTAGATCCTATGACAAAATTAAAAATTTACAATGGAGAAGATATAGTTGAAAAAGGTACAACTAAAAAAATTGACTTTTCAGAATTAAAAGAAGAAGCAGGTTCTAGAGAAGGAATGACAGGCATTTCCACCAGGTTTATAGTAAAAGCCTTAGATAGTGCACTTTCAAACTCAGAGTACAACTGTATAAATCCTCTTAGCGTAATAGAAAGCTTAACAAAAGCAGTTAAAGATTTGGATATAGCTGAAGATGATAAACAAAGATATTTAACTTTTATAAAAGATACCATTAGAAAAGAATACAACAAAGTATTGGAAAAAGAAATAACCAGAGCTTTTATTCACAGTTTTAAAGAACAGGCAGAAAGTCTTTTTGATAATTACCTGGATCATGCAGAAGCTTATGTAAATAAAAATAAAATTAAAGATCAATCCACTGGAGAAGAATTGGAACCAGATGAGACTTTCATGAGATCCATTGAAGAACATATCGGCATCTCCGAAAATTCTGCAAAAGGATTTAGAACCGATGTAACTTCATATATGTTCTACGTTATAAGAAATGGAGGAAAAATCAGCTATACTTCCTATGAACCTCTTAAAGAAGCTATTGAGAAAAAACTTACCGCATCTGTAAAAGAACTATCCAGAGTTATAACTAAATCAAAAGTGAGGGGCAAGGAACAAAATGAAAAATATAATTCCATGGTTGAGGAAATGAAGGCAGATGGATATTGTGACCACTGCTGTGACGTTATTTTAAAATACGCTGCCAACAACCTATGGAAGGATTGA